Within Pungitius pungitius chromosome 18, fPunPun2.1, whole genome shotgun sequence, the genomic segment AAGATTTCATCCGATTCGTTACCGAGACCCACTTATTCTCAGCAGTACGTGCACAACGGATCCCAGCAGCAGGGCGCTGACATCCAGGAGCTAGCATCCAAACGCGTGGACATCCAGAAGAAGCGCTTCTACCTGGACGTGAAGCAGAGCGTGCGCGGCCGCTTCCTAAAGATCGCCGAGGTGTGGATCGGAAGAGGCCGCCACGACAACATCAGGAAGAGCAAGCTGACGCTGTCCATGTCCATGGCCCCCGCTCTGCGGGACAGCCTGGGGGACTTCATAGACCACTACGCGCGTATCGGGCTGCGGGCGGGGCCTGCGCCCTCAGTGCCGTCTCCGACCGGCTCCGCTGTGTCCGACGAGCATGCCCACCGCGTCCTCAAGAGCGAATTGATCGAGAGGGACAACAGGAAGTACTTCCTGGACCTGAAGGAGAACCAGAGAGGTCGCTTCCTCCGCATACGGCAGACTGTCAGCAAAGGACACGGCACCATGGGCTACTACGGCCAGGGCATCGAGCAGACCATCGTGCTGCCCGCGCAGGGGCTCATCGAGTTCAGGGACGCTCTGTCGCAGCTCATCGAAGACTACGGCGACGAGGAGAGCGACGACCGGGGCCGAAGCGGGTCCCGAGCCGGGTATCGGAACCACGACGACAGCCCGGAGCTTCCAGAGGCCGCGTCTTTCCGGGTGGACAACAAGAGGTTTTACTTTGACGTCGGTTCCAACCGGTATGgtatctttttaaaaatcagCGAGGTGCGGCAGCCGTACAGAAACACCATCACGGTTCCTCTGAAAGCTTGGTCCCGATTCGGAGAGAATTTCATCCGGTACGAGGAGGAGATGCGACGGATCTTCTCGTGTCACAAAGAGAAGAGGATAGACAGCGAGGAGCGGGAGGACTGACTGCAGCATGCTGACTTCTTGCATGCATTTTACGGACTGGATTCTAAAATATTCAGACTAGACAGCGCtccctaatcccccccccccccccacacacacacactcttccacTGTCCACCTCCACTTTGTGACACGAGTGACCCAAGTAGTGTCAATAGGAATGTGCTCCCCGACTAATTCACTCATAATTGATCAGTTTTAGACAACTGTCAACCACAGCTAAAAGCATCTTAACATACGGTACAATGTTCCATTACAATGTTTAAAGAAGACGGCCAAAAGACATTTTGTCCTTTGTGGTCCTGAAAGGAAACAGAGTACCTCTTGGAGGGCACTGAGCCCCAGGTAGGAACCTACTGTGCTGCTCTTCAGTGGACTACATCCTACACCATAACAGTTACTACGTCTGTTACACGTTTGATagactgcagcacacacacagctgttgccATGTTGAGGTTAAGCTTTCACATCAAAACGCTGGGCTTACGGAGCAGGCAGAATAGCCTGCAACATGCTGATTTGCTGCTCCCCCCGGCAGCGTGGAGGGGAGGGCGGAGGTGTCCTCGGGCCTCGTGGTTTTTGATGAGCTGTTGGACTGCATTTGGTTGTTGTTTACAGGCTCTCGGCTCTGTTCAGCGCTTTACGTTTTTTAACCTGGTCTCCAAagcaaacagaaataaatagaaacatttatcAGCTATTGCAAATACATCGTCTTTATAATTCTATCcatatatgtaatataatattTGATTGCTTATGTTCTTGGGAATTGGCatgaatttatttttgaaaagaaGAAGCCAGTTGAGGCCTGGTTGTTCTGCTGAGCAGCCAAGATAAGGATCACAGTCCTGACAGGAAGGCGACCTGAAGCTGCAGGACACAGCCGCACTGCAGAAACGCGTCCAGCATCCAATCTAGTTCTCCACTAAATCTGGGAGGAACATTCATATTTTGTTCATTATCTGGTCACCACTTTTGaaccattatttattttcccaacAGAGTTGTGAACAGTTCACCAAAGACAAATTTCCAGATtactttattgttgtttattcaTTGGACTGAATgacaaaatgtgtccaaaactTTGTATATTTTTTCTGTACATTGCTTTTTATCCATTTTAATCCTCTTATGAGCCCTGAAACTGATTCCACTGAAGGAGGCCATGTGCCAGTTGCATAAAGATGCCTTTTAAACTCTAGTTGATACTTGAACTATTGAAAATTATATTGGTGCTTGGAGTCCGGCTAATACCTGGGTGGTGCAAGAGTTATGTGCCCATACAGTTTCTGTTTGTCTCTGGGCCTCTGTGTTTATATCAGAGGTGACATTAGAAACCACGTCTGTTTCCCAGATGCCATCAGGCCGCCTCGCTGCTCATTGGTGCACCAGTTAGA encodes:
- the purg gene encoding purine-rich element-binding protein gamma, with the protein product MADGCCRGMERGRGKISSDSLPRPTYSQQYVHNGSQQQGADIQELASKRVDIQKKRFYLDVKQSVRGRFLKIAEVWIGRGRHDNIRKSKLTLSMSMAPALRDSLGDFIDHYARIGLRAGPAPSVPSPTGSAVSDEHAHRVLKSELIERDNRKYFLDLKENQRGRFLRIRQTVSKGHGTMGYYGQGIEQTIVLPAQGLIEFRDALSQLIEDYGDEESDDRGRSGSRAGYRNHDDSPELPEAASFRVDNKRFYFDVGSNRYGIFLKISEVRQPYRNTITVPLKAWSRFGENFIRYEEEMRRIFSCHKEKRIDSEERED